The SAR324 cluster bacterium genome includes a window with the following:
- the recN gene encoding DNA repair protein RecN: MLLHLRIQNLATIENLEIDFFDGFSIMTGETGAGKSIMIDGLQLLLGDRADFGLIRQGSSQALVEGTFDISKQTELKRLLSESEIPHENELLIRRMLNTNNRQKRFLNDTSVTQGLLAEVGRGLVHIHGQHDNQALLDSSHHLDFLDAFGNLFPTRGALREVHKKWTRKRREQEEWQERLANRTDRQMLLEAQFQELSSLNLKRQEMDDLETESKMLANAEQLLNLYVGMQTILYEEDGSILEVLSSLKRQLQDAERMDPGCTALLENLDQSLLQLDELSQSLRYRQDRIEDNPERLAWVNDRLSLLQTMQRKYRVTNTTQLIELCERHQTELQGLQNLEEDVSALENEIHELVTILREQSTNLSSERKKAAKKLDEAISRELRELGMNRAKFETSFEKKYDDSFSSNGADRVEFMLSVNPGQPLRPLVKIASGGELSRVMLAIQTILTTDTVETLIFDEVDTGISGSVAETVGRKLAYLGKRQQTLCITHLPQIAAFAEHHYAVTKSTEKDQAYTFIENLDKQHAIMEIARLLDGSEITNQALKLAREMRKRSHSTTAT; this comes from the coding sequence ATGCTGCTGCATTTGCGGATTCAGAATTTAGCGACAATTGAAAATCTAGAAATCGATTTTTTTGATGGTTTTTCCATCATGACTGGAGAAACCGGTGCAGGGAAATCGATCATGATTGATGGTCTTCAATTACTGTTGGGAGATCGAGCTGATTTTGGACTAATTCGACAGGGTTCTTCTCAAGCGCTAGTGGAGGGAACATTTGATATTTCAAAACAAACTGAATTGAAGCGATTGCTTAGTGAATCGGAAATACCTCATGAAAATGAACTATTGATTCGCCGAATGCTTAACACAAATAACCGCCAGAAACGCTTTCTAAACGACACTTCTGTCACTCAGGGCTTGCTTGCAGAAGTTGGGCGAGGACTTGTTCATATCCATGGTCAACACGATAACCAAGCACTTCTTGATTCCTCTCATCATTTAGATTTTTTGGATGCCTTTGGCAATCTATTCCCGACAAGAGGGGCACTCCGAGAAGTTCATAAAAAATGGACTAGGAAACGACGTGAGCAGGAAGAGTGGCAGGAACGGTTAGCAAACCGTACGGATAGACAGATGCTTCTGGAGGCACAGTTTCAAGAGCTTTCCAGCCTCAACCTGAAGCGGCAAGAGATGGATGATCTTGAGACAGAGTCCAAAATGCTTGCTAATGCGGAACAACTTCTGAACCTTTATGTAGGAATGCAGACCATTCTTTATGAAGAGGATGGATCTATTTTGGAAGTACTGAGTAGTTTGAAAAGGCAGTTACAAGATGCTGAACGAATGGACCCTGGTTGCACGGCACTTTTAGAGAATCTTGATCAGTCACTTCTTCAGCTTGATGAATTGAGCCAGTCATTAAGATACAGACAGGACCGAATTGAAGACAACCCTGAACGCTTGGCTTGGGTCAATGATCGTTTAAGCTTACTCCAAACAATGCAGCGCAAGTATAGGGTAACCAACACAACTCAACTAATAGAACTCTGTGAACGACATCAAACGGAGCTACAAGGTCTCCAAAATCTGGAAGAAGATGTGTCAGCCTTAGAAAATGAAATTCATGAATTAGTCACAATCTTAAGAGAACAGTCGACAAATCTTTCGTCAGAAAGAAAAAAAGCAGCTAAGAAACTCGACGAGGCGATCAGTAGGGAATTGAGAGAGCTTGGAATGAATCGGGCAAAATTCGAAACTTCCTTTGAAAAAAAATATGATGATTCATTTAGCTCAAATGGTGCTGATCGAGTTGAATTCATGCTCTCTGTCAATCCGGGACAGCCGCTGCGTCCCCTCGTAAAGATTGCTTCTGGGGGGGAGTTATCCAGAGTGATGTTGGCAATCCAGACTATCCTAACCACAGACACTGTGGAAACTCTGATCTTTGATGAAGTCGACACGGGCATAAGTGGTAGTGTTGCAGAGACAGTTGGAAGGAAGTTGGCATATTTAGGAAAACGCCAACAGACGCTTTGTATTACCCATCTTCCGCAAATTGCAGCATTTGCTGAACACCATTATGCAGTGACTAAATCTACAGAAAAGGACCAAGCCTACACTTTCATTGAAAATCTGGACAAGCAACATGCGATCATGGAAATCGCTAGACTCCTTGATGGATCGGAGATCACAAATCAAGCATTAAAATTGGCGCGTGAGATGCGAAAGCGATCCCATTCAACAACTGCGACATAA
- a CDS encoding alpha-isopropylmalate synthase regulatory domain-containing protein, whose amino-acid sequence MDLAGEHISLMDTTLRDGEQTQGVSFTPSEKMNIAKALLQRVGVDRLEIASARISQGEQEAVQNIADWASDQGFLDRVEVLGFCDHKRSVDWIFDSGARVMNLLTKGSENHCKNQLRKTLREHAADIRLTVEYAEIRGLQVNIYLEDWSNGYRDEPEYVYNLMGHLEGLDIKHIMLPDTLGVLSPEEVFDSLKDMTSRFPWAKIDFHPHNDYGLATANCLYAVKAGIRNLHCTMNCLGERAGNVSLAEISVVLRDKLGVHLSIDETSLVPVSEMIETFSGKRLATNSPVIGTDVFTQTSGIHADGDRKGGLYHNPIQPERFGRIRSYALGKMSGKASLVKNLEILGLQLSEKNLRKVLERIVQLGDSKKNLTPADLPFIVTDVLDDNVNQRLRLEGCSIQSGLNLKSTASVCLSWDEKVYTEAGSGIGGYDAFMNAVKKILKRRQIICPDLVDYEIRIPRSGKTDALTEAVITWKMGERRLQTIGVDGDQVMAAVNATLKMLNLLMLQNQVEAEPAA is encoded by the coding sequence ATGGATCTCGCTGGTGAACATATTTCTTTGATGGACACAACTCTTCGTGATGGTGAGCAGACTCAAGGAGTCTCATTTACACCTTCTGAGAAGATGAATATCGCCAAAGCTCTGCTTCAGAGAGTTGGGGTTGATAGACTGGAAATTGCTTCAGCGAGAATTTCACAGGGAGAACAAGAAGCTGTTCAAAACATAGCAGATTGGGCAAGTGACCAAGGGTTTCTGGATCGTGTAGAAGTTCTCGGTTTTTGTGATCACAAGAGAAGTGTCGACTGGATTTTCGACTCTGGTGCCAGAGTAATGAATTTGCTAACCAAGGGAAGTGAAAATCACTGCAAGAATCAGCTTCGGAAAACACTTAGAGAACACGCTGCAGACATACGTCTAACGGTCGAATACGCCGAAATTAGAGGCTTGCAGGTAAATATATATCTTGAGGATTGGTCAAATGGTTATCGAGATGAGCCAGAGTATGTTTACAACCTAATGGGGCACTTGGAGGGGTTAGACATTAAGCACATTATGTTGCCAGACACTCTCGGAGTGCTATCTCCAGAGGAAGTCTTTGATAGCTTGAAAGACATGACCTCACGATTCCCATGGGCTAAAATCGATTTTCATCCTCACAACGACTATGGCTTGGCCACCGCAAACTGCCTATATGCAGTCAAAGCCGGAATTCGTAACCTGCATTGCACAATGAACTGCCTGGGTGAAAGAGCCGGAAATGTTTCCCTTGCTGAAATTTCAGTAGTCCTTCGTGATAAGTTAGGGGTTCACCTCAGCATTGACGAAACAAGCTTAGTGCCAGTGAGCGAGATGATCGAGACCTTCTCAGGTAAGCGATTGGCTACGAATTCCCCTGTCATTGGTACTGATGTTTTTACCCAGACAAGTGGAATTCACGCTGATGGGGACAGGAAAGGTGGTCTCTATCACAATCCAATTCAGCCAGAGCGTTTTGGCAGAATTCGAAGTTATGCACTGGGAAAAATGAGTGGCAAAGCGTCTCTCGTAAAAAATCTGGAGATTCTGGGCTTACAGCTTTCTGAGAAAAATCTGCGAAAAGTACTCGAAAGAATCGTCCAACTGGGGGACTCAAAGAAAAATCTGACTCCAGCGGATTTGCCCTTCATTGTTACTGATGTCTTGGATGATAACGTTAATCAACGATTGCGTTTAGAGGGTTGCAGCATCCAGAGTGGCTTGAATCTTAAGTCCACCGCTTCTGTCTGCTTGAGTTGGGACGAAAAGGTATACACTGAAGCAGGCTCAGGCATTGGTGGGTATGATGCTTTTATGAATGCCGTCAAGAAGATCCTCAAACGCCGTCAAATCATTTGTCCTGACTTGGTGGACTATGAAATCCGGATTCCCAGGAGTGGAAAAACTGATGCGTTGACCGAGGCTGTGATCACCTGGAAGATGGGTGAGAGACGACTCCAAACGATTGGTGTGGATGGTGACCAAGTGATGGCAGCAGTTAATGCTACCTTGAAAATGCTAAATTTGCTGATGCTACAGAATCAAGTAGAGGCTGAACCAGCAGCCTAA
- the ubiE gene encoding bifunctional demethylmenaquinone methyltransferase/2-methoxy-6-polyprenyl-1,4-benzoquinol methylase UbiE, with the protein MTYQLPSTDYKAQYVSRKFNEIALKYDRFNDLITFGMHRYWKRFVARQTGLREGERCLDLCCGTGDIARAVIKQHPDAEVTGVDFAASMLGIAADRTKVDSVQWIQGDALRLPFPDDWFAAVTIGYGLRNLDDLTKGLLEIRRILQPGGVLVSLDVGKVRLPLIDVLSHFYFFKVVPKIGEWLMPEQEMFTYLPQSSLKYPDQETLKRKLLEVGFQQADYYDFVFGASTIHVAYKTSAP; encoded by the coding sequence TTGACCTACCAACTCCCATCGACTGATTATAAAGCCCAATACGTTAGCCGCAAATTCAACGAGATTGCGTTGAAGTATGACCGGTTCAATGACCTCATTACCTTTGGGATGCACCGTTATTGGAAGCGTTTTGTTGCGCGTCAGACGGGTCTTCGGGAAGGAGAACGTTGCCTGGACCTTTGTTGCGGAACTGGAGACATTGCAAGGGCTGTCATCAAGCAGCATCCTGATGCAGAAGTGACAGGAGTTGATTTTGCTGCATCCATGTTGGGGATCGCTGCAGATCGGACAAAGGTTGATTCGGTTCAATGGATCCAAGGGGATGCCCTTCGCCTACCTTTCCCGGATGACTGGTTTGCTGCGGTGACTATTGGTTATGGACTGCGTAACCTTGATGATCTCACGAAGGGACTCTTGGAGATAAGGCGTATCTTGCAACCAGGGGGGGTCTTGGTTAGTCTGGATGTGGGAAAAGTACGGCTGCCATTGATAGATGTTTTGAGCCATTTCTACTTCTTCAAGGTGGTCCCAAAAATTGGTGAATGGCTAATGCCTGAGCAAGAGATGTTCACCTATCTTCCTCAGTCTTCTTTGAAGTATCCTGATCAAGAAACCCTGAAGCGGAAACTACTTGAAGTCGGTTTTCAACAGGCTGACTACTACGATTTTGTATTTGGTGCCTCGACAATTCATGTCGCTTACAAAACCTCTGCTCCCTGA
- a CDS encoding CinA family protein encodes MNPRIIESPCPENADFQNTLFVPITGNPAGYHHLVLAELALRQRPELSKVVYLLSNGHHPDPFKRSVTLPKDIRLQLMQDLLASLHQSAGNRLNFIVDQVEEILRLRQVGLFISISEFKKEGQVRLLDNIKNIWTAIESNSESKSKRIQVLVGSDLINRMQDPKIFSEADLKEMSNLTEWLVVSRPGERIADRFGEGLSLKQKILDQVLLPKGLKSFLNLSSTIIRRAVSCRQQLPAYLPDKAIKHLDEHLGSRLSNKIAEASEWEVRIQELERDLLEISRKVSRQLFERKNSPKIYFLETSTGGRIAGSLIGLPGSSKFVLGSQVAYANSIKEQLIGRFLGHRESSLSEELTKEMALAAIINTEADLVLAENGMAGPPDGTLRSNKNGACHLVLIKRSEMTEQPYEQIHEVVKENPFFTKQEHQIRFAISALELLSRQLDRYPTSVSH; translated from the coding sequence GTGAACCCCAGGATTATTGAATCTCCTTGCCCGGAGAATGCTGATTTCCAAAACACCCTATTTGTTCCCATCACTGGAAATCCAGCAGGCTATCACCACCTTGTATTGGCAGAACTGGCCTTAAGGCAACGACCTGAATTATCGAAGGTCGTTTACCTCCTCTCTAATGGTCATCATCCAGATCCTTTCAAAAGATCAGTAACCCTCCCCAAAGATATCCGCCTCCAACTGATGCAAGACTTGCTAGCGAGTTTACATCAAAGTGCTGGAAATCGACTCAATTTCATTGTTGATCAAGTTGAAGAAATTCTTCGTCTTCGCCAAGTAGGGTTATTCATTTCAATCAGTGAATTTAAGAAGGAAGGCCAGGTTAGACTGTTGGATAATATCAAAAATATCTGGACAGCTATCGAGTCTAATAGCGAGTCCAAAAGTAAGCGGATTCAGGTTTTGGTCGGTAGTGACTTGATCAACAGAATGCAGGATCCCAAAATCTTTTCAGAAGCAGACTTGAAAGAGATGTCAAACTTGACGGAATGGCTGGTAGTATCTCGGCCGGGTGAGCGGATTGCTGATCGTTTTGGTGAGGGTCTATCCCTGAAACAGAAAATTCTGGACCAGGTTCTTTTACCAAAAGGTCTGAAAAGCTTTCTAAATCTTTCCTCAACGATAATTCGTCGAGCTGTATCCTGCAGACAGCAACTGCCCGCTTATCTGCCTGACAAGGCAATTAAGCATCTTGATGAGCATCTTGGGAGTAGACTTTCAAATAAAATTGCTGAAGCCAGTGAGTGGGAAGTCAGGATTCAGGAACTAGAGAGAGATCTCCTAGAAATCAGTCGAAAGGTCTCTCGTCAGCTTTTTGAGAGAAAGAATTCTCCGAAAATCTATTTTCTGGAAACAAGCACTGGAGGACGGATAGCAGGGTCCTTGATTGGGCTACCTGGTTCGTCCAAATTCGTTCTTGGCTCTCAGGTCGCTTATGCCAATTCTATCAAGGAGCAATTGATTGGGAGATTTCTGGGGCATCGCGAATCAAGCCTTTCTGAGGAATTGACAAAGGAGATGGCTTTGGCTGCAATTATAAATACTGAAGCAGACTTGGTACTCGCTGAAAACGGAATGGCTGGTCCGCCTGATGGAACCCTGCGCAGCAATAAGAATGGGGCTTGCCACCTGGTGCTTATCAAAAGGTCAGAAATGACGGAGCAGCCATATGAGCAAATTCATGAGGTAGTTAAGGAAAATCCCTTCTTCACCAAACAGGAACACCAGATTCGTTTTGCGATCTCTGCTCTTGAATTGCTTTCTAGACAACTTGATCGGTATCCTACCTCAGTAAGCCATTGA
- the modC gene encoding molybdenum ABC transporter ATP-binding protein: MSRFEAEFKGRLGNFEVDVFFTLPQTGITALFGPSGCGKTTILRCIAGLTQLEGNLVVDGKSWQNSSNFLPTHRRPIGYVFQDANLFPHLSVRRNLEYGLRRIQNTQKTKLWEEITEMLGLGALLDREPSKLSGGEKQRVAIARALLSAPEILLMDEPLSALDRFSRMEILPYLQRLHLDLKVPIVYVSHDLHEVEQLADWMILLKKGHVIAQGSISELLANPQLPLARLPEAAVILEGAMQDFDSKYCLSKIAVNGGSLTLSQNLGMVGSRHRLRIMAREVGIAKSWQDGDASFLNVLSAIIFDIQPFGEQQATVFLRLGKQANGDVLLARITRKSCDVLQLKEGDEVKALIKSVGLVGVPTVDQAG, from the coding sequence ATGAGTAGATTTGAAGCCGAGTTCAAAGGGAGACTTGGAAATTTTGAGGTGGATGTCTTTTTCACTCTACCGCAAACAGGAATTACCGCATTATTTGGTCCTTCCGGCTGTGGTAAAACCACTATCCTACGCTGCATTGCAGGTTTAACTCAGCTAGAGGGTAACTTAGTTGTTGATGGAAAAAGTTGGCAGAATTCTTCTAATTTTTTGCCAACTCATCGCCGCCCAATTGGCTATGTCTTTCAAGATGCGAATCTGTTTCCGCATCTTTCTGTTCGAAGGAACCTTGAATATGGGTTGAGGCGCATTCAAAACACTCAGAAGACCAAGCTATGGGAGGAGATAACGGAAATGTTAGGCTTGGGGGCCTTACTAGACCGTGAACCTAGCAAGCTTTCAGGTGGAGAAAAGCAGCGAGTTGCCATTGCAAGAGCTTTACTCTCTGCTCCAGAAATTCTCTTGATGGATGAACCACTCTCCGCACTGGATCGCTTCAGCAGAATGGAGATTCTACCTTACCTACAAAGGCTCCATCTAGATCTAAAAGTACCAATTGTTTACGTAAGCCATGATTTGCATGAGGTCGAACAACTCGCAGATTGGATGATTCTGCTTAAAAAAGGGCATGTCATTGCCCAAGGCAGTATTTCGGAATTACTAGCTAATCCACAATTACCATTAGCAAGGTTACCAGAAGCAGCTGTAATTCTGGAGGGAGCAATGCAAGATTTTGATTCAAAGTATTGTCTTTCAAAAATAGCAGTTAATGGCGGATCTCTGACTCTATCCCAGAATTTGGGCATGGTTGGAAGCCGTCATCGTTTAAGAATTATGGCAAGAGAAGTAGGGATCGCCAAATCATGGCAAGACGGAGATGCTAGCTTCTTGAATGTTCTATCAGCCATAATATTTGACATTCAACCTTTTGGGGAGCAACAAGCTACAGTATTTTTACGTCTAGGAAAACAAGCCAATGGGGATGTTCTCTTGGCTAGAATCACAAGAAAATCCTGTGATGTACTTCAGTTGAAAGAAGGGGATGAGGTAAAAGCCTTGATCAAAAGTGTGGGGTTGGTGGGTGTTCCAACTGTGGATCAGGCCGGATAG
- the modB gene encoding molybdate ABC transporter permease subunit codes for MWEATKLTLKLAFVTTLLLLILGTPIAWWLARSKSFIKEIIGTLVALPLVLPPTVLGFYLLLLLSPQGNFGSWLSQVFGSPFPFSFKGLVVGSVIYSLPFVVQPIRNSFEAIGEHSLEAAASLRASPFDVFFSVALPLARPGILTGSVLGFAHTVGEFGVILMLGGNIPGETKVLSVAIYDYVESLQWEKAHVLAGGMIGFSFCVILATTLIERHWREKK; via the coding sequence ATGTGGGAGGCTACCAAACTCACCCTTAAATTAGCCTTTGTCACCACACTCCTTTTACTGATTCTAGGGACTCCAATCGCTTGGTGGCTTGCCCGTTCAAAGTCATTTATTAAAGAAATTATCGGAACTTTAGTCGCCCTGCCGCTCGTTCTTCCTCCTACAGTCCTAGGCTTCTATCTGCTTTTGCTGCTTAGTCCACAGGGAAATTTTGGTAGCTGGTTATCGCAAGTTTTTGGTTCACCTTTCCCTTTTTCCTTCAAGGGATTAGTCGTTGGATCAGTCATCTACTCACTGCCTTTTGTCGTCCAACCTATTCGGAACTCTTTTGAAGCTATTGGAGAGCATTCATTGGAAGCTGCGGCTAGCCTTCGGGCAAGTCCATTCGATGTCTTTTTTTCAGTTGCCTTACCTCTCGCTAGGCCAGGCATACTAACCGGATCAGTCTTGGGTTTTGCTCACACCGTAGGAGAGTTTGGTGTGATTTTGATGTTAGGTGGAAATATCCCTGGAGAGACCAAAGTTCTCTCAGTAGCGATTTATGATTATGTTGAATCTCTTCAATGGGAAAAAGCCCATGTACTGGCTGGAGGTATGATTGGATTTTCCTTTTGCGTGATCTTGGCAACAACTCTTATCGAACGTCATTGGCGAGAAAAAAAGTAA
- a CDS encoding ABC transporter ATP-binding protein — protein sequence MSFFRSRKLAPVTSDFLLECKNLVKHYGKIKPVDGVSLNLRPHELLSILGPSGCGKSTLLNLIAGLDEPQAGEIFIGGEEMSSVHHMVAPELRRVGMVFQDIALFPHLNVFKNVAYGLNGSKDEKRSRVEEMLKLVELSGSEKKMPHELSGGEQQRIAIARALAPAPRLLLLDEPFNSLDYRLRVQIRQDIRDILHEAKVSAILVTHDQTEAYTFADRMILLSRGKVVQNGNPEEVYHEPATAWVASFVGEANLVPLELVGSAIGLENIPQLPKICDQLWMSRLEDIKILKVPETTSQAGWIQEISFRGDHKIVHVRHENGLVLRVSVPSRESWLLGDTVQLKPQHSRTYPA from the coding sequence ATGTCATTTTTTCGAAGCCGTAAACTAGCGCCAGTTACATCTGATTTCCTGCTGGAATGTAAAAATCTCGTTAAGCACTACGGGAAAATTAAGCCAGTGGATGGAGTAAGTCTTAATCTACGACCCCATGAGTTGCTTTCGATACTTGGGCCCTCTGGCTGTGGGAAATCCACCCTTCTGAACTTGATTGCAGGCTTGGATGAGCCACAAGCTGGGGAGATTTTTATTGGTGGAGAAGAAATGAGTAGTGTTCACCACATGGTAGCCCCTGAGTTAAGGCGTGTAGGGATGGTCTTCCAAGATATTGCTCTCTTTCCTCACCTTAATGTTTTCAAAAATGTGGCTTATGGGCTAAATGGTTCAAAGGACGAAAAACGTTCACGTGTGGAGGAAATGCTGAAACTTGTGGAATTATCTGGCTCTGAAAAGAAAATGCCACACGAACTTTCAGGTGGAGAACAACAACGGATTGCGATAGCTAGGGCTCTGGCGCCGGCTCCAAGATTGTTGTTGTTGGATGAACCATTCAATAGTCTGGATTATCGGCTAAGAGTGCAGATTCGGCAGGATATTCGGGATATTCTGCATGAAGCTAAGGTGAGCGCAATTCTGGTCACACATGATCAGACGGAGGCTTACACATTTGCGGATCGGATGATTTTGCTATCCCGAGGAAAAGTTGTTCAGAACGGAAACCCGGAAGAGGTATACCATGAACCGGCCACGGCTTGGGTCGCTTCCTTCGTGGGTGAAGCGAATCTGGTACCCCTAGAGCTTGTTGGATCAGCTATTGGGCTTGAAAATATACCTCAGCTTCCAAAAATCTGTGATCAATTATGGATGTCTCGACTAGAAGATATCAAAATTTTAAAAGTCCCTGAGACAACTTCACAAGCAGGTTGGATTCAGGAGATTTCTTTTCGTGGTGATCACAAAATTGTGCATGTACGCCATGAGAATGGCTTGGTTCTGCGTGTCAGTGTTCCATCCAGAGAGAGTTGGCTCTTGGGAGACACAGTGCAACTTAAACCCCAACACAGCAGAACCTATCCGGCCTGA
- the modA gene encoding molybdate ABC transporter substrate-binding protein produces the protein MLLKKIQFLLLFLFFNFHIVHAEKLLVAVASNFVAPAKELSQEFSWITSHNVSLSFGSTGKLYAQIVHGAPFQVFLAADQERPFKLVSEGIAEKGSQFTYALGRIVLYSPRVETDQQRLEILKSNEFARMAIANPTTAPYGRAALEVLQNLVILENLSTRIIQGDNIAQTLQFLSTGNAELGFVSRSQVINIDPDLYWTIPADLHTPIQQDAVLLQKGLDTKAAREFLEFLKSDLAREIIQSFGYDLE, from the coding sequence ATGTTGCTAAAAAAAATTCAGTTTCTGCTCTTATTTCTCTTCTTTAATTTCCACATAGTACATGCTGAGAAATTACTTGTCGCCGTAGCATCCAACTTTGTCGCTCCAGCAAAAGAATTGAGTCAGGAATTTTCCTGGATAACCTCTCATAATGTGAGCCTGAGCTTTGGCTCAACCGGCAAATTATACGCTCAAATCGTCCACGGCGCTCCTTTTCAAGTATTCCTTGCAGCTGACCAAGAACGCCCATTTAAATTAGTTTCAGAAGGTATTGCTGAGAAGGGTAGCCAATTCACTTATGCCCTTGGGCGGATTGTGCTCTATTCTCCAAGGGTGGAAACTGATCAACAACGTTTGGAGATTTTAAAATCGAATGAATTTGCTCGAATGGCGATCGCAAATCCAACGACAGCGCCATATGGCAGAGCAGCATTGGAGGTTCTCCAAAACCTAGTGATCTTGGAAAATCTCAGTACAAGAATTATTCAAGGTGATAACATCGCTCAGACCCTTCAGTTTTTGAGCACTGGCAATGCCGAATTAGGCTTCGTCTCAAGATCTCAGGTTATCAATATTGACCCAGATCTGTATTGGACTATTCCTGCAGATTTACACACCCCAATCCAACAAGATGCTGTGCTCCTACAGAAAGGTCTGGATACAAAAGCTGCCAGAGAATTTCTAGAATTTCTTAAAAGTGATCTTGCAAGAGAAATAATTCAGTCTTTTGGTTATGACTTGGAATGA
- a CDS encoding Mrp/NBP35 family ATP-binding protein: MESLEQQFTSVLAEIEVDGRPLTETEIVHSCVVNNDFAKFTIVLPLESRLRQILPTQIEENIRNLPSISRVAVEVLEKAPIDDESEEDTASTPESENSRRARQPQRTAYLQNYDAVLAVASGKGGVGKSTVSLNLALALQQKGFSVSFFDADIYGPSFPIMTGLRGVKPELREENLMPLEVMGLHAMSIGNLIDDEAAMVWRGPMVHQAVEQLLRDTAWPGGDIMIIDMPPGTGDVQLSISQLCELAGAVVVSTPQDMALVDAYKAINMFSKVDIPIVGIVENMSYFECPHCGEKTAIFSQHGAEEACRKYEVPFLGAIPLELAVREGGDLGKPLMNQAPSDSPAAEAFHLIADNVISSLDDIY; the protein is encoded by the coding sequence ATGGAATCATTGGAACAACAATTTACGTCTGTTCTGGCTGAAATCGAAGTTGATGGAAGGCCACTCACTGAAACAGAGATTGTTCATAGCTGTGTGGTCAACAATGACTTCGCCAAATTCACGATTGTTCTGCCCTTAGAGTCGAGGTTGCGTCAAATACTCCCAACGCAGATTGAGGAGAATATCCGGAACTTACCAAGTATTTCTCGAGTGGCTGTTGAAGTCTTGGAAAAGGCCCCCATTGATGATGAATCAGAGGAAGATACTGCTTCGACACCCGAATCAGAGAACAGCAGACGCGCTCGGCAGCCACAAAGAACTGCTTATCTTCAAAACTATGATGCGGTTTTAGCCGTGGCCAGTGGCAAGGGGGGGGTTGGAAAATCTACGGTATCCCTAAATTTAGCGCTAGCCCTCCAGCAAAAAGGATTTAGTGTAAGTTTTTTTGACGCTGATATTTATGGTCCAAGTTTCCCCATTATGACTGGTCTCCGGGGAGTGAAACCAGAACTACGGGAAGAAAACTTGATGCCGCTGGAAGTGATGGGTTTACATGCGATGTCGATTGGTAATCTGATTGATGATGAGGCGGCAATGGTCTGGAGAGGGCCGATGGTTCATCAGGCAGTAGAACAACTTTTGCGAGATACAGCCTGGCCAGGTGGTGATATAATGATTATCGACATGCCTCCAGGAACTGGGGATGTTCAACTCAGCATTTCACAGCTCTGTGAGTTGGCTGGTGCCGTTGTGGTTTCCACTCCACAAGACATGGCCTTAGTGGATGCTTACAAAGCAATCAATATGTTTTCCAAGGTCGATATTCCCATCGTTGGCATTGTGGAGAATATGAGCTACTTTGAATGTCCTCATTGTGGTGAAAAAACAGCTATCTTCAGCCAACATGGCGCTGAAGAAGCTTGCCGCAAATACGAAGTGCCTTTTCTTGGTGCTATTCCTTTGGAACTAGCCGTTCGTGAAGGAGGTGACCTGGGCAAGCCTCTCATGAACCAAGCCCCATCTGATAGCCCTGCTGCAGAAGCCTTCCACCTAATCGCTGATAATGTGATCTCTTCCCTCGACGACATCTACTGA